One Aerosakkonema funiforme FACHB-1375 genomic window, CGTAGATTTCGGTTGCTAAAATAGCTGTCCAGTCAGTACCCACTGATTCAGCAACGACGGTTCCCCGCCATTGTGGGTCAAACTGAAAGATAATTACGCGATCGTTCTGAAGCAACTGTCGAATTTCGTCTACAGTAGTTTGGAAAATGTCCTGTAAATTGAGCGATCGGCGAATCCGTTGGGTGGTTTCCATCACCAAGCGTTGTTGCTCAAATTTCTCTTGCAGTAATCCTTGTGCTTGTTTCCGTAGATCGATCGCCGTCGCCGTTCCAATCATTTGGATCGGTTCTCCTGCTTGGTTATAAAAAGCGTGTCCCCTAGATTCAATCCAATGAATGCTGCCATCTGCCCAGACTACACGATATTCTACTTGGTAAAGGCTGTTGTTTTGAATTGCCTGTTGTACTGCTTGATTGATTCTTTCCCTGTCTTCAAAATATATATATGATAAAAAAGTTTCGTATTTGCCATCAAATGTCCCTGGAGTCAAACCAAATAATTCCTCCTGATCGGGAGACCAATGATTCTTTCCAGTGACAATATCCCAATTCCACATCCCCATTTGTGCCGCAGAAGAAGCTAATTGTATTAATGGATCTTTCTCTTGTACCAATTGTTGATTAAGTTGCTCGATCTTTTGTTTGCCGTATCGAAAATTGCTCGTGAGGAGGTTAATTATTGAACCAACTATTAAAAAAATACATAGCCATAATGTATCAATTGTTTGGGCAATCTCCAAATGATATAAAGGAGGAAGAAAAAAATAATTAATTGCTAATGTGGCAATGGCAATGGTAACAAATCCCGCTCGCCAACTGCCATACCAGGCTGTTACAATAATCGCTATATAGAAGAAAGCACCATTAGGGCGGAGTAAAATTAGCTGTACCCAAAATGTTATGAGTAAAGCGATCGCTGTCGAGCCAAGTACTATTACATAAGGTAAAAATCGCTGAATAAAGTTCATTTAAACTCCTTGTTTTAGGTTGATATTTTTTCCATTCTTTCGTAATTTTATTAATTTATTCGTTCAATAAGATAGGCACAGTGAAATAGAAGTTACTACCTTGTCCTGGAACACTTTCGACCCAAATTCTGCCACCATGCTGCTGTACGATACTTTTAGAGATGGCTAAACCCAAACCTGTTCCTCCTTTCTGGCGAGAGTCAGAAGCATCCACCTGTTGAAATCGTCCAAAGATAGTTTCTAACTTATCAGCAGGAATGCCTCGTCCTTGGTCTTTGACTTCAAATAAAACCCGGTCGGCTTGCTCTTGAACATTAAGCGTAACGGTGCTATGAGGGGGTGAAAATTTAATTGCGTTGCTGACCAGATTAACGAGAGTTTGAATAATGCGATCGCTATCCGCCCAGACTTGAACAGAAGTCGGTTCAACTGATAGTAAAATCTGACTTTCTACTGCCAAAGATTGTATTGTTTTAACTGACTGTTCCAGAAGTGCTGCCCCATCGCACCATTGCTTATTCAGATTAACTTTGTGTGATTCCAGTCGCTCTAAATCGAGAATATCATTAACTAGACGTACTAACCGTTCGGTATCGTAAGTGGCAATGTCTAACATTTGTTGGGCAGATTCGGG contains:
- a CDS encoding ATP-binding protein, with amino-acid sequence MQQSEAEFRSLSENSPVGIFRMDAEGRCTYTNPRCQAICGYTFDEALGEGWLQFVHPEDREWLMQDWSQTLSSQQQFSAEVRYIHKDGTIHFAQMRTSPLSRTSSQLIGHVGTVEDVTERRAIEQMKSEFVSIVSHELRTPLASIRGSLGLLAAGVFKNKPESAQQMLDIATYDTERLVRLVNDILDLERLESHKVNLNKQWCDGAALLEQSVKTIQSLAVESQILLSVEPTSVQVWADSDRIIQTLVNLVSNAIKFSPPHSTVTLNVQEQADRVLFEVKDQGRGIPADKLETIFGRFQQVDASDSRQKGGTGLGLAISKSIVQQHGGRIWVESVPGQGSNFYFTVPILLNE